A genomic stretch from Pelodiscus sinensis isolate JC-2024 chromosome 23, ASM4963464v1, whole genome shotgun sequence includes:
- the HES5 gene encoding transcription factor HES-5: MAPNAVSLEILTPKEKNRLRKPIVEKLRRDRINSSIEQLKLLLEKEFQRHQPNSKLEKADILEMTVSYLKYRQAFAPSSTSLQQDYSEGYSWCLKEALQFLSLHSASTDTQKKLLCHFQKPEVTATDSKAPAASSAAYQMSATQAALKPTGRLWRPW, translated from the exons ATGGCACCGAACGCTGTCTCGCTGGAAATCCTAACCCCCAAGGAGAAAAACAGA CTGAGGAAGCCAATTGTAGAGAAGTTGCGCCGGGACCGGATTAACAGCAGCATCGAGCAGCTGAAGCTCCTGCTGGAGAAGGAGTTCCAGAGACACCAGCCCAACTCCAAGCTGGAGAAGGCCGACATCCTGGAGATGACGGTCAGCTACCTGAAATACAGGCAAG CTTTTGCACCCTCTTCTACAAGCCTGCAGCAGGATTATAGTGAAGGGTATTCCTGGTGCCTCAAAGAAGCTCTGCAGTTCCTGTCTCTCCATTCTGCGAGCACAGATACACAGAAGAAATTGCTGTGCCACTTCCAGAAGCCTGAAGTTACAGCCACAGACTCGAAAGCTCCAGCTGCATCCTCTGCAGCTTATCAAATGTCTGCAACACAAGCAGCACTGAAACCCACAGGCAGACTGTGGAGACCCTGGTAG
- the PANK4 gene encoding 4'-phosphopantetheine phosphatase isoform X1 translates to MAERGGRGTSSSSGGNSSLDKSITLPPDEIFRNLENAKRFAIDIGGSLTKLAYYSTVQHKVARVRSFDYSGKDVEHESPYEITVQEEITARLHFIKFENTYIETCLDFIKDHLVNTETQVLKATGGGAYKFKDLIEKKLGLKVDKEDVMTCLIKGCNFVLKNIPHEAFAYQKDSDPEFRFQTNHPNIFPYLLVNIGSGVSIVKVETEDKFEWIGGSSIGGGTFWGLGTLLTKTKKFDELLQLASKGQHTNVDMLVKDVYGGAYHTLGLSGNLIASSFGKSATADKEFSKDDMAKSLLHMISNDIGQLACLYAKLHNLHKIYFGGFFIRGHPVTMRTITFSINFFSKGEVQALFLRHEGYLGAIGAFLKGAEQDNPNQYSWGENYAGSSGLMSTSPDFCPMQRARSGTFDMFEMDRLERPLVNLPLLKDPTTYIPDTVDLTDDAMARKYWLTCFEEALDGVVKRAIASQPDSTDAAERAEKFRQKYWNKLQTLRQQPFAYGTLTVRSLLDTREHCLNEFNFPDPYSKVKQKENGIALKCFPSVIESLDSLGWEERQFALVKGLLAGNVFDWGAKAVSEVLESEPQFGFEEAKEKLQERPWLEDSYSEWIQRLKEGPPHKCALIFADNSGIDIILGVFPFVRELLCRGTEVILACNSGPALNDVTYSESLIVAEWIAAMDPIIQSALTEERLLLVQTGSSSPCLDLSRLDKGLALLVRERKTDLVIIEGMGRAIHTNYYAALKCESLKLAVIKNSWLADRLGGKIFSVIFKYEVPCK, encoded by the exons ATGGCGGAGCGGGGCGGGCGaggtaccagcagcagcagcggcggcaacAGCAGCCTGGACAAGAGCATCACTCTCCCGCCTGACGAGATCTTCCGCAACCTGGAGAACGCCAAGCGCTTCGCCATAGATATCG GTGGATCGTTAACCAAGTTGGCTTATTATTCAACTGTGCAGCATAAAGTAGCCAGAGTGAGATCTTTTGATTATTCCGGAAAG GATGTGGAACATGAATCTCCCTATGAAATCACAGTTCAAGAGGAGATCACAGCTCGACTGCACTTCATTAAATTTGAGAACACTTACATTGAAACCTGCTTAGATTTCATTAAAGACCATCTTGTCAACACAGAAACTCAAGTGCTCAAAGCTACCGGGGGTGGTGCCTACAAATTCAAAGATCTTATTGAGAAGAAGCTGGGACTGAA GGTGGATAAAGAAGATGTAATGACTTGCCTAATTAAAGGTTGTAACTTTGTGCTAAAAAATATACCCCATGAGGCCTTTGCATATCAGAAAGATTCAGATCCTGAATTCCGATTTCAGACCAATCATCCGAATATTTTCCCTTATTTGCTAGTCAATATTGGCTCTGGGGTTTCTATAGTGAAG GTGGAAACAGAGGACAAATTTGAATGGATTGGAGGGAGTTCAATCGGAGGGGGAACCTTCTGGGGTCTTGGAACTTTACTCACAAAAACAAAG AAATTTGATGAACTGCTGCAGCTTGCTTCAAAGGGACAGCATACAAATGTCGACATGCTGGTGAAAGATGTGTATGGTGGAGCCTACCATACACTAGGGCTAAGTGGAAATCTCATAGCTAGCAGCTTTGGGAAATCTGCCACAGCAGATAAAG AATTTTCTAAAGATGATATGGCAAAGAGTTTACTACACATGATCAGCAATGACATTGGACAGCTTGCCTGCCTCTATGCTAAACTCCATAATCTACACAAAATTTACTTTGGAGGATTCTTTATTCGGGGTCACCCAGTCACCATGCGCACAATCACCTTCAGTATTAACTTCTTCTCCAAG GGAGAGGTTCAGGCATTGTTCCTGAGACATGAAGGCTACCTGGGAGCCATTGGGGCATTTTTAAAAGGAGCTGAACAAGACA ATCCCAACCAGTACAGTTGGGGAGAGAATTATGCTGGGAGTTCTGGCCTAATGAGCACTTCGCCCGATTTCTGTCCCATGCAACGTGCAAGGAGTGGCACG TTTGACATGTTTGAAATGGATCGGTTGGAACGACCACTTGTTAACCTGCCCTTGCTAAAGGACCCAACCACATACATCCCTGACACCGTTGACCTCACTGATGATGCCATGGCCAGGAAATATTGGCTCACTTGCTTTGAGGAGGCTTTGGATGGG GTAGTGAAACGTGCTATCGCCAGTCAGCCAGACTCTACCGATGCAGCTGAGCGAGCAGAAAAGTTCAGACAGAAGTATTGGAATAAGCTTCAGACACTCAGACAGCAGCCTTT TGCTTATGGCACCCTAACAGTTAGAAGTTTGTTGGATACGAGAGAACACTGTCTAAATGAATTCAACTTTCCAGACCCCTATTCAAAG GTAAAGCAGAAAGAAAATGGCATAGCGTTAAAATGTTTTCCAAGCGTAATCGAATCTTTGGATTCATTAGGCTGGGAGGAGAGGCAGTTTGCTCTGGTGAAAGGACTTCTTGCGGGGAATGTCTTTGACTGGGGAGCAAAAGCAGTCTCAGA AGTGCTGGAATCTGAGCCACAATTTGGATTTGAAGAAGCCAAGGAAAAACTGCAAG AGCGCCCCTGGCTAGAAGATTCCTACAGTGAGTGGATACAACGACTTAAG GAGGGTCCCCCTCATAAATGTGCCTTAATTTTCGCAGATAACAGTGGAATTGACATCATTTTAGGAGTCTTCCCCTTTGTCAGAGAGCTACTTTGTAGAGGTACAGAG GTTATACTGGCTTGTAACTCTGGCCCTGCACTAAACGATGTTACCTACAGTGAATCTTTAATTGTTGCTGAATGGATAGCAGCAATGGATCCCATTATACA GTCTGCATTGACGGAAGAGAGGCTACTGTTGGTACAAACAGGCTCGAGTTCACCGTGTTTAGATTTGAG CCGGCTGGACAAAGGCCTGGCCCTGCTGGTCAGGGAGCGGAAGACCGACTTGGTTATAATCGAAGGGATGGGCCGCGCTATCCATACAAACTACTATGCAGCTCTGAAGTGCGAGAGCCTCAAACTCGCAGTCATCAAAAACTCCTGGCTGGCTGATCGGCTAGGTGGGAAAATCTTCAGTGTCATCTTTAAATATGAAGTGCCATGCAAGTGA
- the PANK4 gene encoding 4'-phosphopantetheine phosphatase isoform X2, with protein sequence MAERGGRGTSSSSGGNSSLDKSITLPPDEIFRNLENAKRFAIDIGGSLTKLAYYSTVQHKVARVRSFDYSGKDVEHESPYEITVQEEITARLHFIKFENTYIETCLDFIKDHLVNTETQVLKATGGGAYKFKDLIEKKLGLKVDKEDVMTCLIKGCNFVLKNIPHEAFAYQKDSDPEFRFQTNHPNIFPYLLVNIGSGVSIVKVETEDKFEWIGGSSIGGGTFWGLGTLLTKTKKFDELLQLASKGQHTNVDMLVKDVYGGAYHTLGLSGNLIASSFGKSATADKEFSKDDMAKSLLHMISNDIGQLACLYAKLHNLHKIYFGGFFIRGHPVTMRTITFSINFFSKGEVQALFLRHEGYLGAIGAFLKGAEQDNPNQYSWGENYAGSSGLMSTSPDFCPMQRARSGTFDMFEMDRLERPLVNLPLLKDPTTYIPDTVDLTDDAMARKYWLTCFEEALDGVVKRAIASQPDSTDAAERAEKFRQKYWNKLQTLRQQPFAYGTLTVRSLLDTREHCLNEFNFPDPYSKVKQKENGIALKCFPSVIESLDSLGWEERQFALVKGLLAGNVFDWGAKAVSEVLESEPQFGFEEAKEKLQERPWLEDSYSEWIQRLKITVELTSF encoded by the exons ATGGCGGAGCGGGGCGGGCGaggtaccagcagcagcagcggcggcaacAGCAGCCTGGACAAGAGCATCACTCTCCCGCCTGACGAGATCTTCCGCAACCTGGAGAACGCCAAGCGCTTCGCCATAGATATCG GTGGATCGTTAACCAAGTTGGCTTATTATTCAACTGTGCAGCATAAAGTAGCCAGAGTGAGATCTTTTGATTATTCCGGAAAG GATGTGGAACATGAATCTCCCTATGAAATCACAGTTCAAGAGGAGATCACAGCTCGACTGCACTTCATTAAATTTGAGAACACTTACATTGAAACCTGCTTAGATTTCATTAAAGACCATCTTGTCAACACAGAAACTCAAGTGCTCAAAGCTACCGGGGGTGGTGCCTACAAATTCAAAGATCTTATTGAGAAGAAGCTGGGACTGAA GGTGGATAAAGAAGATGTAATGACTTGCCTAATTAAAGGTTGTAACTTTGTGCTAAAAAATATACCCCATGAGGCCTTTGCATATCAGAAAGATTCAGATCCTGAATTCCGATTTCAGACCAATCATCCGAATATTTTCCCTTATTTGCTAGTCAATATTGGCTCTGGGGTTTCTATAGTGAAG GTGGAAACAGAGGACAAATTTGAATGGATTGGAGGGAGTTCAATCGGAGGGGGAACCTTCTGGGGTCTTGGAACTTTACTCACAAAAACAAAG AAATTTGATGAACTGCTGCAGCTTGCTTCAAAGGGACAGCATACAAATGTCGACATGCTGGTGAAAGATGTGTATGGTGGAGCCTACCATACACTAGGGCTAAGTGGAAATCTCATAGCTAGCAGCTTTGGGAAATCTGCCACAGCAGATAAAG AATTTTCTAAAGATGATATGGCAAAGAGTTTACTACACATGATCAGCAATGACATTGGACAGCTTGCCTGCCTCTATGCTAAACTCCATAATCTACACAAAATTTACTTTGGAGGATTCTTTATTCGGGGTCACCCAGTCACCATGCGCACAATCACCTTCAGTATTAACTTCTTCTCCAAG GGAGAGGTTCAGGCATTGTTCCTGAGACATGAAGGCTACCTGGGAGCCATTGGGGCATTTTTAAAAGGAGCTGAACAAGACA ATCCCAACCAGTACAGTTGGGGAGAGAATTATGCTGGGAGTTCTGGCCTAATGAGCACTTCGCCCGATTTCTGTCCCATGCAACGTGCAAGGAGTGGCACG TTTGACATGTTTGAAATGGATCGGTTGGAACGACCACTTGTTAACCTGCCCTTGCTAAAGGACCCAACCACATACATCCCTGACACCGTTGACCTCACTGATGATGCCATGGCCAGGAAATATTGGCTCACTTGCTTTGAGGAGGCTTTGGATGGG GTAGTGAAACGTGCTATCGCCAGTCAGCCAGACTCTACCGATGCAGCTGAGCGAGCAGAAAAGTTCAGACAGAAGTATTGGAATAAGCTTCAGACACTCAGACAGCAGCCTTT TGCTTATGGCACCCTAACAGTTAGAAGTTTGTTGGATACGAGAGAACACTGTCTAAATGAATTCAACTTTCCAGACCCCTATTCAAAG GTAAAGCAGAAAGAAAATGGCATAGCGTTAAAATGTTTTCCAAGCGTAATCGAATCTTTGGATTCATTAGGCTGGGAGGAGAGGCAGTTTGCTCTGGTGAAAGGACTTCTTGCGGGGAATGTCTTTGACTGGGGAGCAAAAGCAGTCTCAGA AGTGCTGGAATCTGAGCCACAATTTGGATTTGAAGAAGCCAAGGAAAAACTGCAAG AGCGCCCCTGGCTAGAAGATTCCTACAGTGAGTGGATACAACGACTTAAG ATAACAGTGGAATTGACATCATTTTAG